DNA sequence from the Coffea arabica cultivar ET-39 unplaced genomic scaffold, Coffea Arabica ET-39 HiFi ptg000046l, whole genome shotgun sequence genome:
CTCAAGTAAAGACGCATGATTCATCTTATAGCAGCCTGAACACTAGCCAAAAGTCGAAAACAGACAATTCAGCAATCAGTAATGTTTGTGCAAtgcccaaaaaagaaaaaaaatcctccATAAATGATAACAGCGTTCAAAGCAGAAAACCCATATGTTTGCCTTATTATTGAGGGCTTATTGGCTTGCTAAGCTAAAAGAATTGTCCCATAAAAACCAAATGAGAATATGACGACTTTTGGCCGACATTTAGACCATCGGAACTGAACCTCTATAGCATTTAGATGTCTGACTAACGTGTCAATGTCGTGAAAGGATATCACCACAGGAAACTTTGATTATGTAATAGTGAGAAGAGATCCACAGTCTCTCCTTTCAATCATGAGAATCACAGAAAGAAATAAGAGAAACATTGGGTATCATGTCTTCTCATCTTTCAGAGACACAACAAAGCAATAGAAAGCTCTTATACAAAACTGTTTCCCAATTCTTGCATTTGGTATACTTACCAAGATAAGGAGCATACATACTTCTTCTGATAAGTGAAGCAGCAAAAGAATAGTGTTGAATGCATTTTGAAATTCACGAGAAGGCCTTTGAAATTCATCAAAAATAAACCACAGCAAAGCATAAGATTCATTTGCTATGAACTTTAGCCCATTGTCAGATATAATCTATGTTAACTCATGATGCAACAAGGTTATCCCTACATATGAAGCCAATCTTCTCAACCAATATCCTACAGACATCTATACTGTAATCAGACAATCAGGAAATCCAAAACATAAACTTTTATACTATAACTCAAATCGATGACAGAAATTGCATAAAAAAGAGGAAGATCACTTAAGAATGTCCAAGAAGCTTCAGTGAAATAGAGGAGTACCTTGCTGTCTTCATAGCTAAGGCATTGCAGGCATCTTTGGACGACATGATTACCATTTAGGTCCTTGATAAGAGCAAGAAATCCAGGTTCAAGAGCTGAAATAACTAGTGACGTCTGCTGCCTAGATTTAAGCGTCTCAATCAATTTTTGAACCACTCGTGTGCTGATACAGTAATAGCTTTGTTAGATCAGTATTGTGCTGAATAATACTCCAAGCGAAAGATGCAAATCTTACCCATGGGTGTTTAATGAGATTCTGATGAGCTCTCCAGGTTTTGCTGTTACCCTGAGCAGAATCTGCATTCTCTGCTCTTCATTGCACGCTTCCAATAGCTTTTGCATAAGGTAATTCCCGAAAGGGTTCATCATAAGTTCAACTACGTGGTCAATTATCTCAGTGAATATGACTTGAACATCTTGAGGAGTTCCCTCATCAAACATCCTTTGCAAGAATCGACAACCATGTTGATCCTTTGCTATGTAGTAAATGTAACCTTGAGCTTCTCCCAAGGAGTTACACTTTGATGGCAGAGAAAATGGGCAACACAGTCTGAGACTTTGAGCACGTACTTGATTTCCTGCAATCTGGGGGCAACCATCTATAAGTGACTGCTTTTCTTGATGTGCATTTACATCAGCCTCATATGGGGAACCCTTGTTGTGCCTTGATCGTTCCTGTCCTCGATTTAACGCATAATTCAAACTTTCCCCTTGAATAATCAAGCTTTGTTCACCAGAAAGAGCCTCAAGACTTCCATGAGGTACTCTAACGTGTGGACGTACTATTTTACATGCATTTGTTCGCTGTTGGCGATAATAATTTACATTTTCCACATTGGCTTGAGTCTTCATTGGAGCCAACTGAGGCACATCCAGAGAGTGAAATACATCATTTTTGGATAGGATACCCATCCCATTTCGCTGAGCATAATATTGAGCCTCAGTAATAGAAGGGCGAGTCACAGTACCTGACAAGTTGTTAACTGGAAATCCCACATAATGATGAGCATCCAGTCCCTTCGTAAGACAAAATTGGGCACTCACAGAACCATTTCTACCATATAAATGAGAATATGGTTCACCTGATTGACTCAGGGAATACCGGGATCCTAATAGATTAGCGTCTAAACTCAAGGGACTTCCTGGAACAGGGCACTGAATTCTCCCATAATCAGAAATGCCTCTGGCATAATATTGTGAAAACAAGCCATGTTGATCCAAATCCATCCCGATATTCCCACCACTAACACGATCAAAAATCTGACGACCACTTAAATTTAGCAATTTTACATCCTCTTGGCTCCTTACTAACATACATTCGACTCAAATTCTTAACAAACTCAGCTCATCAAACACGTTATCATCAGCCTTCCGCCCCAAAATACGAATCGGGAGATTTGTTCTCCATCCACAACCGGTCAGAGTAATGTGATTGTGTACTAGTACCTACCATTTGAGTGAGTTTGAAGCTCTTCCACTGGAGGTGTGGTAGGGGATCCATTGTCTGAAAATGAATGCCCACCAGAGAACAAACTTGAAGAAGAGCCATCTGAATGCAGAGAAAACCCACTCACAGGGGAAGCACACGTATGTTTATTATTATGATCCAATGTCACATCATCATACATACCCATACGGTACATCATACCAGTCATTTTTTGTGCCAACAAAGACTCATCAAGATTATGATGATGGTGATCACTACCATGACCCATGTctaagatgatgatgatgattgaaGGATATTGCATGAGGGATCTCACCCAATAGCAATTCAAGCTCCTCATCATCTTTCATTTTCCTCCTCCTTTTTCCCCTTCTTCAACAATAACTAAGATTCACAACAAGAAGGTAGTAATAACCAAAGATTTACAGCAAAAGCAGGCAAGGCAAGAATCAAGAAGCCCACATTGGAAACTGATCTAAGAAagactaagaaaaaaaaagagtaacaGAAACGCAGAAAAGATTACCGCTTTTGATCATCTGGGATGGAGTGAAAGACCAAAAAAAGAGTCTTGattgaagaaaatggaaagagtGAGGTGGGGTGGGGAATGGTGATtgtaaaattttattcaaaatccaTTTTTTCTCGTTGGATTATAAGTTTAATAATCGGCTCATTTGGGTTTTGGGTTTTCTATTGGGATGAGTTGGTGAAGCATGCAAAGAAGAATGGACTGGATACGGTTACATACATGTACTGTAGAGAATACATACACACGCACTCTTCTGGTACGGTCTCACGCCATTAAAGCTGGAGAAAAGCAACAGactctctctccccctctctcACTCACAGTCTCACACACCCGAGAACATATATAGCAATTGAGTGAGCGAAAATAAATATTATTGAACAAATCAAAGAGTCAAGGAGTGCTGGTTGCTCTCAACGCCCACGTACGTTTCGGATGTTTGGATATGCGATTATTTAAAATactatttaaaataattttttgcgatataatatatataagataaaaaataattaaaaataaaaattttgttaaaaatatatttgtaatataaacaaataattttttagcAAATAATTCTTATCCAAATACATTCGTTGTTTAGCTTTGTCAGTTTGTGAGTATTGTGAAGGTTACACTAACATTTTGTATACTCTCGAGTATAGATATATCTCACATTAAAAATATACGATTTAAAATCAATTTAAAAGATAAGGTGGTATTAGAACTATAAATGAGACCAATCCACGCAACTTTATCTATTCAAACTCAAGCTGAGACTCAATGACACCACAAATTCGAACTCAATTAACCTTCATATGAAAACTTGAGTTCAAGTTCAAACACTAGTTTGAAGCTAGTCAAACTGGACTCaacctcaaacaaaaataatatatatataattttaaaataaatagatTGGACATTTcatcttaataaataataaaaatatatgaGAGACATATGTAATTTCgctattaaaatataaaatattgcAAATATATGAATTCAATCTAGCTTGACAAGTTGAATACTTGATTGGCTCGCCAAGCGAGGTCAAACTCGACTCAATACTAAGATTGAATCGAGTTTTGATTGAGCCAACTAGCAAGCATTGAAATAGATTTGAGTCATTTGCAACCCTAGGTA
Encoded proteins:
- the LOC140032767 gene encoding uncharacterized protein; the encoded protein is MDLDQHGLFSQYYARGISDYGRIQCPVPGSPLSLDANLLGSRYSLSQSGEPYSHLYGRNGSVSAQFCLTKGLDAHHYVGFPVNNLSGTVTRPSITEAQYYAQRNGMGILSKNDVFHSLDVPQLAPMKTQANVENVNYYRQQRTNACKIVRPHVRVPHGSLEALSGEQSLIIQGESLNYALNRGQERSRHNKGSPYEADVNAHQEKQSLIDGCPQIAGNQVRAQSLRLCCPFSLPSKCNSLGEAQGYIYYIAKDQHGCRFLQRMFDEGTPQDVQVIFTEIIDHVVELMMNPFGNYLMQKLLEACNEEQRMQILLRVTAKPGELIRISLNTHGTRVVQKLIETLKSRQQTSLVISALEPGFLALIKDLNGNHVVQRCLQCLSYEDSKVLLYFTEASWTFLSDLPLFYAISVIDLSYSIKVYVLDFLIV